One Flavobacteriales bacterium DNA segment encodes these proteins:
- a CDS encoding c-type cytochrome — protein MSVKPIIWSALGLLVFATGCAKDEPSEVKYDPTPYAVVTGDFPVPNLPPDNPLTQSGVQLGKMLFFETKLSLDNSMSCGTCHRQEHAFTDTNRFSLGVHGLPGKRQAMTVFNMAWNSNGFFWDGRAPLLRDQALMPIIDSLEMAETLENVVAKLTADRKYRDQFKRAFDDEPISATTISLALEQFMLSIVSVESKYDRYLRGEAQLTTGEERGRELFFAEYNPFFPDESGADCAHCHSPKNFENDEYMNNGLDAEADIDDFGLELTTGLQSDRGKMKVTSLRNIEVTAPYMHDGRFETLEEVVEHYNSGIKSSSTLDVTLANTQQTGLMLTEQDKADLVAFLKTFTDEVLLTNQEYANPFK, from the coding sequence ATGAGCGTTAAACCCATTATTTGGTCGGCCTTGGGCTTGCTTGTTTTCGCCACGGGTTGCGCGAAGGATGAGCCGAGTGAGGTGAAGTATGACCCAACTCCCTATGCAGTGGTAACGGGTGATTTTCCCGTGCCCAATTTGCCGCCGGACAACCCACTTACGCAATCGGGCGTTCAGCTCGGGAAGATGTTGTTTTTCGAGACCAAACTTTCACTCGATAACTCCATGTCGTGTGGGACTTGTCACCGCCAAGAACACGCTTTTACAGACACCAACCGTTTCAGTTTAGGGGTTCACGGCTTGCCGGGGAAACGCCAGGCCATGACGGTGTTTAATATGGCATGGAATTCTAATGGATTCTTTTGGGATGGCCGAGCACCATTACTTCGCGATCAGGCCTTGATGCCGATCATTGACAGTCTAGAAATGGCGGAAACCCTCGAAAACGTAGTGGCTAAGTTGACGGCGGACCGCAAATACCGCGATCAATTCAAACGGGCCTTTGATGACGAGCCAATAAGCGCGACCACTATTTCCCTGGCTTTGGAGCAGTTCATGCTGAGCATTGTATCAGTCGAGAGTAAATACGACCGTTATTTGCGAGGCGAAGCGCAATTAACGACCGGCGAAGAGCGAGGGCGGGAGTTGTTTTTTGCCGAGTACAATCCATTTTTTCCGGACGAGTCGGGGGCCGATTGCGCCCATTGCCATTCGCCTAAGAATTTCGAGAACGACGAGTACATGAATAACGGTTTAGATGCCGAGGCCGATATAGATGACTTCGGATTGGAGCTTACGACTGGCCTCCAAAGTGACCGAGGAAAAATGAAGGTGACTTCACTGCGCAATATTGAAGTTACCGCCCCTTATATGCACGACGGCCGCTTTGAAACGTTGGAAGAAGTTGTAGAGCATTACAACTCAGGCATCAAGAGCTCGTCGACCTTGGACGTAACTTTGGCCAACACCCAGCAAACCGGGCTCA
- a CDS encoding T9SS type A sorting domain-containing protein has translation MKKVLLAISLLWTVSSIAQQDVYLRIDHEVNGQPFAMGAQGQNNLGDDFNVNRLEYYISGLSITHDGGQVTDLPDIYFLVNGSQNFDELLGNFNVSQLESITFAIGVDSARNHLDPASWPMAHPLAPKSPSMHWGWTAGYRFAVMEGTSGNGLAQVYEFHALGNKNYTLQTIETAGEDDNGDVVVHLTADYVEAFYNIPLDQGMIQHGQDDEAAEFLGNFALRVFESSDGNGPVASISEQEGASIRAYPNPAARQIYLDLSKTSRTIDRYEWVNAQGAQVRKGVFAGVGIDTPNSSGIYFLQLYSGEELVAVERVVVQR, from the coding sequence ATGAAAAAAGTTCTACTCGCCATTTCCCTTTTGTGGACTGTGTCTTCTATCGCTCAGCAAGATGTTTATCTTCGAATTGATCACGAAGTCAATGGTCAGCCTTTTGCCATGGGTGCTCAAGGCCAGAATAATCTTGGTGATGACTTCAACGTCAATCGATTGGAATATTACATTTCGGGCCTGTCTATCACGCACGACGGGGGGCAAGTGACGGACTTGCCGGATATTTATTTCTTGGTTAATGGATCACAGAATTTTGATGAACTCTTGGGTAACTTCAATGTGTCTCAGCTCGAGTCAATCACTTTTGCCATTGGGGTCGATAGCGCTCGGAACCACTTAGATCCGGCCTCATGGCCGATGGCGCACCCTTTGGCGCCAAAGAGTCCTTCGATGCATTGGGGTTGGACTGCCGGATACCGATTTGCAGTGATGGAGGGAACCTCGGGCAATGGTCTCGCCCAGGTTTACGAGTTCCACGCCTTAGGAAATAAGAACTACACGCTCCAGACCATTGAAACGGCCGGAGAAGATGACAACGGCGATGTGGTCGTTCACTTGACTGCCGATTACGTTGAGGCCTTTTACAATATTCCCTTGGATCAGGGGATGATTCAGCATGGTCAAGACGACGAGGCGGCTGAGTTTTTAGGCAATTTCGCCTTACGGGTGTTCGAAAGCTCGGACGGCAACGGTCCTGTGGCATCGATTTCTGAGCAAGAAGGCGCTTCGATCCGCGCGTATCCGAATCCTGCCGCTAGGCAGATATACCTCGACCTCAGTAAAACTTCGAGAACCATAGACCGCTACGAATGGGTAAATGCTCAAGGGGCTCAAGTACGAAAAGGGGTCTTCGCCGGCGTGGGTATCGATACGCCAAATAGTAGTGGTATTTACTTCTTGCAATTATACTCAGGAGAAGAGCTCGTTGCGGTAGAGCGTGTAGTGGTGCAGCGATGA